The Plasmodium vinckei vinckei genome assembly, chromosome: PVVCY_08 genome contains the following window.
ttaattcatatttaagagaaaatgatttaatatttaaaaatgcatttttaataagtttgaaaaaaaagtataatttttatccaaaatgtattatttaaagctttttttaaagctttttgtattaattttttttagttatgattttattgttttaaagAATGAAGCTGTTTTAGAGAAAGgggattttttaaaaaaaagctaTGATGCTTTATTTGTGCAAAGAGATATATTAccttcatatataaatcaaGATAATCAAAtatctatttatttttgtagaTCATGACAATCTCaacatattataaatagaattaaaaaatattttgatatattgAATGGTGAAGACACTagaatttattttgaagAAGAGGACTATCaactatataataattataatgacAACAATAGGAagaaatatgttttattctTAAGGAGTATTAAACCAGCACTTAtctataaattattatcttatattattttcatattttatattttagtttcattaattataatattcccTAGACATATGGAAGGTTTTATACcagtatttttattgaatgatgaaaattttaaaaatatgtttgaaaatatgaggaaaaagaaattagCTACATTTGctattatgtttttttcatataatgttatatatggattattgtgtaatacaaatataattcatatatatcaaaatgGAAGAATAATTTACAACGATTATTATATAGATGATTTGTTCAGAAAAACTTTAAAAGATAatctaataaatataagaatatagaggaatattatataaaacaaaaatgtttcatttaaaattaataactGTGCAAGTAAgtgataaaatttataaatgattAAAATGTTGTAAACCTAACATGGGAGACATTTTTTGacaattaaattttatccTTACATATTTGAGAGTAAAATGGAAGACCATTTTGTGTAAATATACGtttgctttatttttactttttttacttattttttaaagggaaataaagtaaatacttaaaaaatatgaaataaacCAATATCAACATATTTAATGGAGTATAGCTATTTcctattttaattatttattttgtaatattttttttttttattacaatgAAATGTGTACATTACAAtgaattcaaaaaaaaaacatgcaTATGCAATATTCTTAACaggtatattatttttataattgtatTCCCAGTGGTATGCATATGAAACTTTCCATTATATAACCATATAGatctaaataatattttaaatattatgatctatgctatataatttgtttgaaaatattactaTAAGATCGAAAAATGGggcttaaaaaaaaatatgtatatgtgtGTGTTTATTACATtggtatgtatatatgccTAATAAATGATAGCATACATTTTGTAAAGGggcttaaaaaataagaacaAATTTGTTGGTGTGTCAGGATAAATATGGATAACATTGAAAGAGATATAATTACATAGTTTTTAATAAGGTTGTCATAGGATGGTCTTAAACATGCATTTCCTTTAGgagttaaaaataaacgaGTTTAAAATACATAGAAATTATTCAATGTTCTTATTTTCCACGatctaatttatttaataatgcaTGCATGCATAAAAGTATAAGGCTGCACGATTTATCTTGTGTTATATAAGCATATTATGGaaataattgtaaaatGTCTAATGTGTTTATTtgtgtttttatttaaatataatatatattttttttaattattaatctacattttaaaatatttatttatttttatattatattattatattattttttttacaaatttattatttacacatTTGTAACACTAGTATTCCATAACTTATAATTATTcccttttaaaaatttatacattttttacaactattatttatagttttatatttatccttaaaaataaaatcacATTACCATTTAATAGTTAACTCCATAATAagtatacataaaaaaaatactaacAAATGAAGATAACATTTagcttattttttatccttGTAATTGTAACCAAGCTGAATTCTAAATCTAATGTATACTGTGCTAATGATTACATTAATGACTCTAGAGAAATTAAGTATTCCCCATACACTTTTGATTTAAGTAGTTATGATTTAGGTAGTCAAGATAaccttttaataaatttagaaCACAATGAatcaaaacaaaatttgagaaaaaaaagaagtgAAAATCCGTTAGAACATTTAGAGGAAAGTCATTATAATACTGAAGAATATATGGCCAGAAATGATGCTAATGATACAAGTTCACATGAACACCAAGAATATGAAACACCAAACCCAGAATACCCAGAACAACATTCTTCTACTCATGAACAATATGCCActtcaaatataaatgaatcTCCCTTGGATACAAAATTAGACCCAGAACCCTATGAACACGGTGGACCTTCTCCACATTTTGAGAACCCAGCTCCCGCAGAAGCTAATCACGATAGAGAACATCCAGATGCAAACGAATTCATTGGAGCACCTGGACATCATCCACATGTTGACCATGCAGGCCCCACAGAAGCTAATCACGATAGAGAACATCTAGATGCAAACGAATTCATTGGAGCACCTGGACATCATCCACATGTTGACCATGCAGGCCCCACAGAAGCTAGTTACAATACAGAAAATGTATACCCAGAACCCTTTGAACACGGTGGACCTTCTCCACATTTTGAGAATCCAGCTCCCAGAGAAGCTAATCGCGATAAAGAACATCCagatgaaaatgaattCATTGGAGCACCTGGAGCTCCCCATTTTGATAATCCAGCTTCCGCAGAAGCTAATCACGATAAAGAACATCCAGATGCAAACGAATTCATTGGAGCACCTGGACTTCATCCACATGTTGATCATGCAGGTCCCCCATCAACAAATGAAGATTCATGGGCAGTAATtgcaaataatgaatatcaCAAAGAAGTAAACGAGCCAAGCTATAAAACAGCAGAGATAAATCAAATTTTCATAAAGGGAATCGATTTATGCAAAGATATTTTCGAGTATAGAATGACTAAATCTACATATaagaatgaaaataatgcgAGTAATGAAGTTACCCCAGAAGAACCAGAAAATAATGAGAGCCATCAAATTACCGTTGATGCAAGAAATGAGATTGATCCCCTACCCACTATTTCAAAagtttatataatagaCAATACACTTGAGCAATATATGAAAGATATACATtccatattaataaatatacaaaatattattgaaaaaagtaaaacaGTTGTagaataaacaaaaaaaatatattgattCTTTCCATTTATGGATAAAGCAATaatgcatatgtatatttatttgtgttCATATTGTAAATTAAATTGGCACTATTTCAtgcgaaaaaaaaaaaaaataaaatagtatgtgtgcatatttacatatcctaaacaatacaaaattatacatttgTGTGAAaactaaaataaatataaatgttaCACATTCATATATCCatacaatttaaaaaatttctgAATAAATTGTCTTCATTACAAAGGAGCAATATGATGTATCCatgcaaaaaaaacttaaaataaataaaatataatttaataaagctataatatataccttatatatgcataatattgaaaaaataaaatgagatagcacattttttcaaacaaaAAGTGTATCAGTATTTTTACTTATGGTCTAAATGATCTATTTTGTATagtacatattatatagctttttttatttatatattttttagtaaataaatgtaaCTTAAACctataaaatttgatatAAGCATTTAAATAACGTTTCAAATGCAACTAAAATATGttcacatatttttttcaattattaAGATTGTTTGGTACTATTATTTCTTAACGAGACACATACATATCTTGTTAATGCCACGTTGACACCTTTTtaatcattttatattgtgATTATGTTGTTCTATGCGACCTttctattaatatattgcaacaaaaaatgaaacaaaaaattgaaCCGTAGAcctaatttaataataagaacattttctttttatatacacatgTATATTACAAATACATTTTAGGTTTTCTAAAAAGTTagcattttttacaattaaaaattattattcaatTTAAACTATTTGTCCccatttatttgttttttttaattgtagttaaaatatttttgaggCAGCTATTAGTAAAATATTAGAAATATAcgaacattttatttaaaataattatattaattcaattgaataattcattattattattttttacaagtTTCAATAAGGGTATGCTTATCATAAGCATCCAATAGAATGCGGTATGCTTGGGAAGctaaggaaaaaaaaaggagaGCATTGCTCACCTGAtttataatacattttttcagCTATAAACAGAATAACaaaggaaaaatatttgcacaaatttattttcctaATAAGGAAAACTAGCAATATTATACTACAATCCGATGagtatgcatatatgtggaaagtttttgtttttcgATTTTCACAAACgatgaatatattataattattgttacaattgtatatattgtgCATGTGAGCACTTTTAACAATTCTCAcatatttacaatttttttttagtttggTTAGtttaattgtatatatatttgctgGTCATTTTGTCGAATTATCCAAAAAgaatttgtaaatattagATGGTACGGGTATCATATTTGCTCACAAagagtaaaaaaaaaagaacgaaataaatacatccaaccaaataaatcaataaaaatggagGAACATAATAAGGTAAGGAAAATACAATATTATGATggctaataaaaaaaatatagccaTATACGAATTAGCTATCGGTTTCTATAGCTATTTACATGTACAagtcatattatatatagagaAACTTGACATaattatgaacaaattGGCTAGTATTAATTTggctatttatttttatcatttgtttgttcattatttaattgtaGATTATTGAGCAACTGATTGAATTGGGATATTCTAAGGAAATAAGTATGAgagttataaaaatgagtGAAGCTAAAACAGGTAAATTAAATCACACactataataaataaacatgaaataaaaataatatattgtgTGTGCATTTTTCAACCCATTTTTGCATTACTGCATTTATTTCACACACCAAATATGTAGCATTtctcaatttttatttttcgaTTTTATTGTGTTGGTTTTGGTTTTTTAATCCGATTAAACAGTTGACGAAGCCTTAAGTTGGATTGAGCTCATTGAGGAAAATCCCGATGTTGTGAattcaaaattaaatacaGACAATAAAACTGAAAATGCAAATAGTACGGAAAATATTAGTGAAACTGCACCAGCagacaaaaatatagaaagtAACAAAGAACAAAAACCCAAATTAACTCCAGAAGAAGCTCAAAAAAAAGCTATTGAATTGCAAAAGAAAATtcgagaaaaaaaattacaaaaagaaaaagaagaagaaattgaaaaagaaaaaaaacgaatTGCTATGACAAaagaaatacaaaaaagaaaagaacaATTAGAAGAatatgaaagaaaaaaatatatagaaaatttagaaaaagaaagaaacgaatataaaaaagaaaaacaaaaacaatTAGAACTTCTAAAAAGAGAATATGAAGCCAAATTTTCTATGGCTTATAATCCTGATagccaaaaaaaattgagtATAGAAGATCTAGGagaaaatcaaaaaagAGACGAAATcgctattttatttaataatttaaaaaataagcataaaaataataaaactgaATTAATAAgttcattaaatatattgagaaaatattttagtaatataaaagataatattttagaaaaaaaatttcaaaaaattaaaaaggaaaataaaatctttattgaaaaaatcaaaatatatgaagaaATGCTTACCATATTTCTCTTAGTTGGATTTGAAGATACAGGTTTGGaagagaaaatatatttccttgtttttgtaaatgtttatgtatttctgtttttttctatttgtGTAAAATTGTGTGTAGCATGACATGCAATATGTCTTATGGATATAAAGccatatttgtttttcaatacttttttttatcaggCGATTTctatgttataaaaaattaccCCAATACATATTTACTTTCGTCTGCCATCAAGTTTATTGATttagttataaaaaatttaaattcatAGGGGgaaagttttaaaaaaaatagtttatattgaaaacaggcatttttatgaaggtaacaaatatacttaacaaaaaaagtaatacgCATAGAGAATAaatgtttaaaatatatcaattcaaaaaattaaataaagaaaatattagtgaaaaaaaatattaaagaatatgatttttttttaaaaaaaattaaatataatttttttacatttagCCAAACGATTACACAAATAGCAACATGCTTaaatatactatatatgcttaatatatttgcatGATATACACTTTTAATTAtgattccatttttttttccatttcaaTGTCCTATAGACAACAGGGTGCATACACCCAAGAAACTAGAAGAACATTTGTaaggaaatgaaaaaaatatatattttcacattggaaaaaaaaacaaatatttgaatatattttaaaatatatgtataaaagttcctttttatttttataattgaaGGAATTGTATGCTTCCTGCAGACAAATATTTACgtcttttttaaattggaTCACATCTAAGTGTGTCATGGATTTTATCGTCCTTACATcgattatattatttctctgcataaattaaaaataattaatggGTGTAAACCATATCTATTGTATATACTTAAGCATGggcatatatgtataagcAATTTTCACATGAAATGtaaaagatataatatttgtaataCTTACaacaaacaaataatttaatatcttttttaaatgcaaatatttataattttgcaagaaaaatgtagatctttttaaatagtaaaaaatataattgttcTGTTGTGCATCTTTGTCTTTATGCTCAGGTTCGTCTGTAAAGGAAAATGAAGCAATGCATAGAGGTCTATATTAATATGGACTGACTTTTAAGGTTGATATATACATTcgtgtatatatttatttatttatttatttatttatttatttatttatttatttatttatttatttatttatttattcagtatttatgattattttattatattaccTTTgggaatatatttaataagcTTGTGTAGGATATTTTGTTGTGGGAGTGTATCAATTTCATTTCTATAATTTTGAATGgctttataaattttgaattttttgtacctacttttaataaatactataaaaaatattgtctCAGTTGCGATAAGAAGTATTACAACATAGTAGAGTacatataaacatatatctTTAGTGATTGTGTAAAGAGTGTTTATCAACTCAGtaatcttcattttttggggattgtttaaaaaaatcgaGAACGATATAATCAAAGTATTAACATTGTACTCATTGTCTactttgtttatatatatgagattatttaaatgttGATAATTAAGTAtacataaacaaattaattgtccaattcattttattattttcgacaatttataataacattatataattttaaagcTATACAGTTTATAATCATGAAAACTGTAATAAATaacttatttaaattaaaaattttttttttaaataatggcCAAATGCgctcttttttatttttcaaattattttaccattaaatcattttatatttacactataaaaaataaacatagtatttataaattttcatatattaatttttttatactaatttgaaaaatatccACTTATAgctaaataataaaatatatgaatctcgaaacataatatagattaaaattttgtttaaaattataaaaatattgcttTATATACCAAGTGTGTATTTATAcctatttaatatattttgccatttataaatgatgaaacgattttcaatatttttaattttatagaaaaattgtcattatatatttaatttataattatttatgttgtagatattttttgaagttttattttaatttttatagaatattttagaaactatatatataatgtataatacataatatataggGGACCtcactattatttattaatattttatttatatacattttttaattttagtTTGTGccgtaaaataaaaaaacatatactAAAGGtcatattcataaaaaatttatataccaCTAATTTCCGATATTCTTAATAAACATGTCACTGCTAAATTATTGCCACTAAAAATGTTTACTTagaattttaattttttattgtctccccaaattacaaaataataaggtAATATATCAAAAGAAACTATAAGGGGGGGTTAGAGATATGTAGttttattccttttttcaACTTGTacatgtatttttattgtgtgtaataaaaaatggaaaaaggGTAACTTATTATAtccacatttttaaaagtaattatcatttcattttcttttaaataaacatCCCTTAAAGGAGTCTTAaagtctttttttttgtaaattatttataggGAAAACAACCCATGATAAGGTATATTTGTTCTCTCTCTCTCTTTCTTTTGCTATATGCACTATTTTcacattttcataataacattaatctacatatatgtaataattttattctttaattaaaagaaaataatgtcttttatatttgcacACACATACGTGCATATATAGTATGCCCataaaggaaataaaaaataaacaaattttatactatattttatactatattttatactatattttatactatatttttttatagccACTTTAATGGGTACActttacaatatatatacgatatatctatttttaaagtattaattgaaaagtaaaatatgtactttgcttttttccctttttaaaaataagcttgaaatattttagacAAAAACTATATTAACacattaaataatacactaaaggaatataaatgaaagaaaaaacgTTTTAcctaaacaaaatatattaataaaaatcttTAAATTCCTTAAATTGAGTTTAGAAAAggatatacatatgtaagtacatttatatagaaTACCATATTAacgaatatattttaaataacaaaaccacaaactttaaaaataaaaacatataatgtgtattaattgtatttaatatgtaataggcttttatttatttatatataattttagctagctagcttttttttttttttttttttttttttataaagaaataatggAAAATCAGCTAGATAATATTCTCTCGTTTAACTCCTATGAAgagtatataaaaacaaaaataaccCCAACTGACTTATTTTACATAGAAGAcgtaattattaaataaaaataaattaataattataccTTGCATTTTACATTATCTTTTTAaggtatataaaatatacgttgtttaattaataagacaattttttttttttttttttattaaggAAGAACTTATATTCGAACTATTTTCATTAGGCATAAAAAGCCGGGGAATATTAAGTTATGAAGATTTTCATagtacatataaaaaaaggaataaaaatgaaaaaaagacaatagaaaaagaaaataaagaaaatataatatatgatattaatttattgcATAGTAATGTAaaagattttttttatataatagattatcatttacatttttgtcgggaaaaaaaaattggcactattttatttattcgatatttgaataaacaaaaatatgaaatcaGTTCTTATATAGAcattaataatagtaaagttaaggaaaaaataaataaaaaaaaatatatatatgcaaataaaaaggatTTGTCTTATTACAATTggcataataattatatatgtacaaatGATAGTGAAAACTTTAAAATTGtgattaataaaaaaatagggTTTATATTTAACCATATtgatacaaataaatattttattcttaattctaataaagaaacaataatgaaattaaatgataatatttctaAAGACACAACTAAAGAAAGAAATATCAATGAAAAAGAACACACAATAAAACTATGCCaagatataaaaagggTTGAGATTAAGGATCCAAATTACTTACAGTGTATCCTATACACAATCTATTTatagtttattatttttatcactattcttttattctattattatttatttttttgaggaatatatttatacttaAGCAGCTAGCTACTAGTgtactttttatatagcttttattttgttcgtCCTTCAATAAGATtagtatattttcatttaattattttgtttcacTCATTTTcccatttattttatttcattattattcaatttttttgtgtatacATAACACATTTtatgattaaaaataaataactaTAAAGTAGTTTTATTGtctttattaaaatgtttcaaaaaaaaggacAGGAATTTTTAGGGACcgtttaataattttcccTACAAAATTTGAGGggaataaaaacatatttttattatgaacatatgttaataaaaagagaaaataataataagttAAAATTTTAGCTCGAATTATTCGACATAGGTATatctttaaataaaataaaatagcaaTTGCATAAGCATTTACTGTTtagttatttaaaaaataaaaagagtAGAGATATTTCCTTGATCTATGATTGTGAAATACATTTGATTTTTACATGATGGAggacataaaaataagttatgaagaaaaagaaaaatttcaaaaagCCTTTAGACAACATGAATTTCGAGTTTTATTTGATGAATATTTTGATGAAATATCagatgaaaaatatagaaaagaaaaagaagacTATTTATTAAGTCTATATTTTAAAggagaattaaaaaaagatcaaattttaattaagcCTAATGAAGTATTTTGtgttaaaacaaaaatctTATATTCAAATCAAATGAATCAAAatctatttataaatatatgcacacaTCAAGGTATTTATAGTATTTCATTTGAGGATCTTTCAGTAGGAAAAATTTGCATACCTTATTCACTATCCCAAATTCGACCTGACAAGCAAggtaaaaaattagaataaataaaatggtaAAAGTATGTATATGactattttgaaaaatcaCTCATGATCATGATCACGATACATATTCATGTTTTCATATTGCGTAGttgcattatatttttgccACACATCTTTATCACTATAATTATTGCTACCTACTTTAGGAGATAACATATGCTGTCTTACGGTCGATTGTTGCGTGAATCCTTCGACTGTGGATGCAATAAGGGCATATAATGaagttttaaattttttgttagAAAATGTTTGTCAATGTATAGAACAAAACTTTATGAAAgacaatgaaaaaatatgtcgagactttaaaattttaaatgatataatttgTAAAGGTGATAagccttttttattatgtataaataaaaattctattataaaaaatgttttgattgaagaagaaaaaaagctagacaaactaaaaaaagagTTTGaagataaagaaataattacaACAGAAAATGATGTTAACCAACTTTTAAAcaaaagtaaaataaaaactgaaataaaaaatagcatGGAAGATGATgagaataatattataaaaccAGATGAAAAGGATTCAAATTcatatgaaaaagaagatatgaaaaaaatagaaaaaaaaaaatattatatatatcatcaaGGTTCACTTAATACATCATCTTTTTTCAAACTAAAAGAGTATGAACATATTTCTCTAAATTtaccaaataaaataaaaattttaataaatactGATAATTATATCAAGAAAAAAGATATTAAGATAGAtataaaggaaaaaaaaatggaagtTATGTTTAACAATGTTGAAGAGAACTTAATAATTGATTTACCTTATCCATGTGATTCAAAAGATTATTTAtgcattttaaaaaataaaaaaaaaattgttgaaatatatttaaatttatgcaAAGAATTTGTCAAGAGCTATACtgaaaaattgtataaagAGCATGTTTATAAAGAAgtagatgaaaaaaaagaagattCAGATTCGTTAGATTATATCGATGATTTAGTAAAGGGTTACGAAGCAGCACAAAACCAAAaggaagaaataaaaaattctgGAAAATCTagtgaaaatatatcattaaatTGTGCTAAGTCTTTATCAGAAAATGAGCAAGACATCCCAATAGAGCCCTCTACATGTACAGACAACGTAGTAGTAAATACAGCAAATAATTGCCTAGAttttgatgaaaaaaaagatatttttaattttaacatAGATGAAAAAGTTAATAAAGATTATATTAACAAGCCTAGTGATATAGAACCATGTGCAtctgatgaaaataataaaaaagaaaaaaaaatatatttaaaagatataaataacgATGAAAACGACATAGATGAATGTAATGTGGATTTGTCTAATTCACCAAACTatcaaaatgataaaaataatacaaaggATGCCGAAAATGATTGTActttgaaaaatttaaaaattgagATGGTTCATGATAGAAAAggttatatattaaatgagTGTAATAACAAAGCTGactatataatgaaaaaggaTAAAGATGAAAgagaaaaggaaaattttatttttgaatttaaTGAACAAGAACTTTTAAATGATGTTAACATGCATGACAATATGAGCAAggacacatttttttcatgtaTCTTATGGgcagcatatatataaaatatggcttgatttacttattttttttgttgtaattatttttaattatttcctTTATGTTTAACacttctttatatatttgagaATGCTTAATCACGGGTagtaaacattttttacagtcattttattttcattccATACAAAGTATgattataatgataataagatgggtatattatttacttgataaaaatttaagttATTGTGAATAGAATATGCATGTTAACTTAGA
Protein-coding sequences here:
- a CDS encoding PIH1 domain-containing protein, putative: MMEDIKISYEEKEKFQKAFRQHEFRVLFDEYFDEISDEKYRKEKEDYLLSLYFKGELKKDQILIKPNEVFCVKTKILYSNQMNQNLFINICTHQGIYSISFEDLSVGKICIPYSLSQIRPDKQGDNICCLTVDCCVNPSTVDAIRAYNEVLNFLLENVCQCIEQNFMKDNEKICRDFKILNDIICKGDKPFLLCINKNSIIKNVLIEEEKKLDKLKKEFEDKEIITTENDVNQLLNKSKIKTEIKNSMEDDENNIIKPDEKDSNSYEKEDMKKIEKKKYYIYHQGSLNTSSFFKLKEYEHISLNLPNKIKILINTDNYIKKKDIKIDIKEKKMEVMFNNVEENLIIDLPYPCDSKDYLCILKNKKKIVEIYLNLCKEFVKSYTEKLYKEHVYKEVDEKKEDSDSLDYIDDLVKGYEAAQNQKEEIKNSGKSSENISLNCAKSLSENEQDIPIEPSTCTDNVVVNTANNCLDFDEKKDIFNFNIDEKVNKDYINKPSDIEPCASDENNKKEKKIYLKDINNDENDIDECNVDLSNSPNYQNDKNNTKDAENDCTLKNLKIEMVHDRKGYILNECNNKADYIMKKDKDEREKENFIFEFNEQELLNDVNMHDNMSKDTFFSCILWAAYI